tgGTACGAGGCCGTCTGAGTATTAGGTGGGGCaccttgactaaggataaagattatgagttggaaggaaggttatcagCAATGTGAGcgtggagaagtagtggggacacaaacactatgtggtcgacgacgacAGATTGTATAAGGAAGGCgacgagagaggtgttagggatttCTTCGGGCCGcaccggtggccacaaaggagactggtgttGGAATgtagttgtccaaggtaaagtggaagcaaagaaggcggcttacctgcggttagtagggagcactaacGAGGAGGAGAGGAGAGCGAATAGtgagaggtataaggtagctaggaaggaggtgAAGATGGCAGTCACGGAGGCTAAGACTGcaacttttgctcgtctgtatgaggactTGGGGAACAAAtgaggggagaagaagttattccgactggctaaggtgagagagaggacggctcgggatctgaaccaagtgaggtgcataaaagatgaggacgacaaagttttgatgggggatgaccagattaagaggaggtggcagacctactttcataaacttctaaatgaagaaggggatccggatattgtactaggtgaattaaggaatgccgacagtccccatgaattaagttattgcagggacattgaggtcgatgaggtcatgaAGGCGATGCGTAAGAtaagaaggggcagagctaccggaccaGACGAAATTCCagttgaactttggaggtgtgtgggtagagcaggcttggaatggcttacgaggttatttaatgttatattcaagactaataggatgcttGAAGAGTGAAGATGAAGTACAATGGTttcgttgtataagaacaaaggcgatatccagagttgtaacaacaataggggtatcaaattactgagtcataccatgaaagtttgggagagagtggtagaaatgagagtgcgaaggacagTGTCTATTTCAgaaaaccagttcgggttcatgccgggggaatctaccacagaagctatccacattattaggaggatggtggaacaatatagggataggaagaaggatctccacatggtgtttattggtCTGGAGAAATCGTACGacaaggttcctagggaggtcttatggagctgcttggAGGCTAAAGGGGTTCCCGTTGCCTACATTAGGGtaattaaagacatgtatgatgtagctaagactcgggttaggacagtaggaggcgactccgagCACTTCCCGATTGTTACgaggttgcaccaagggtctgcgttcagcccattcctatttgccttggtgatggatgtactaactcatcatattcaaagagaggtgccatggtgcatgctatttgctgataaCATAGTTCTAATTTGATGAGACACGAAGCGGCGTCAaagagaggctagaggtttggagataTGCCCTTGAgtttaaaggtttcaagttgagcaggatgAAGACGaaataccttgagtgcaaatttggggtcgaGCCAATGGAAGCGGGAGTGGTCGtaaggcttgactctcaagtcattcccaagaggggtagtttcaagtaccttgggttggttattcaggggatcggggagatcgacgaggatgtcacacaccgtataggggtggagtggatgaagtggaggttagcgtcgagAGCCCTGTGTgataagaaagtgccaccgttactaaaaggtaagttttatagagtagtggttaggcctgccatgttgtatgagACTGAGTGTTGaccggttaagaactcacacatccagaagatgaaagtagtagagatgaggatgttgaggtggatgtgcgggcatacaaatatggataagattaggaatgaagaaattcgagagaaggtgggcgtggcccccatgaaggacaagatgcgggaagcaagactctgatggttcgggcacattcacaGGAAGAGCACTGATGCACTGATGAGAAGGTGTGAGCAATTGgctgtggtgggtacgaggagaggtagatggCGACCTAAGAAGatttggggagaggtgatcaggcaggacatgacgcgacttagaATTGCTGAGGACAtagcccttgacagggaattgtggaggtcgagcattaaggttgtaggctagggggaagttgtgaatatttctacagcgcacTAGATTGAGattagccagttaggagttagttttaggatTTTAGTGGTCAtctactgatgcagggctttagCTGCTGGTTATTATTATACCTTCCATCTAATCCgtatttcttatattgctgttattttattatgattctattgatggtactaatatatcgtctcctgttgctttcttgagccgagagtctcctggaaacagcctctctgcccctccgggtaggggtaaggtctgcgtacatattaccctccccagatcccacttgtgAGACTATACCGTgccattgttgttgttatttttgaTAGTAGTCTATATTCGAGAAGATCAATGGTGTCATAGGAATTTTCATATTGATTAACCTTTTAGTATAGGTCAATTGGTGAAGCTCTATCCCAAATTATCCTTTTGTCCGTATAACTCTTGACCTAGTTCATGTTTCATTGAATCGTGCATACATCATTTTATTGTGATATAAATAATAGATTCATACAACTAATCGATCTCTTAGTAACACACAAAAAGATTATTTTTGTTTGCAAGTCTCATATTATTGATATATTATTTACATTCAATTGTTTGTAGGACAAAGGCATTTATTTGAATATTTAATTCACATCAAAATAATACCAAAGCAAAGATTCACAAACACACTCATATAATAATgtaaaaataattattcaaattAAAAGATGAACAATTTGCATTTCACCACAGAATGAAAACAATTGTTATTTTATGGACCCGAAAAACTGTGAAAGGCCACTAAAAAGATCCTATCAAAAGATAAAGATGaacatttaaaaaagaaaaaaagaaaaaaaaatcaacaaaagaaCTATCATATTCAAAAACACAAAATTCCCTGAGTcatggaataaaataaaataaaaaaaccctCATGATAAAAACCaaagattttaaaaataaaaaataaaaaatatatacacacacaacATGAAAATTTgtaaacaaacaacaattagaaAAGTAGTAAgctaaaaagaaaattaaaagaggAAGTAGACCCTCCTCTACAAGCTTCATTTGATTTCTCCCAAAAACAAACCAAATTATTTCATGAtcagaatttatgggagtaaaCGCCGACCGTTCGATTAGATGACTTATGTCGCCGGCGTTGACTGATACCGGAGATTTGTATCTTCATAAAGGTCAGATTTTTAACACTCGATCTTCATATAATCTTTCAAAGCAGCAGAAAATATTTTGTGGGGTTCCAATGGATCACAATCTTGGACATACGGGTCAGGGTCAAGATCCGAACCCGTCTCCATTTGGGTCTTCTGCAAAGCTGCAAAAACCCAGATTGTACAAGAAGAAATATATGGGTCCTCATAAAAAGGACCAACCTTTCAACCCTTTTAAGGGTTTTGTGGAAAATCAAGAAATGGACATGGGTTTGGGGGTGGGGGGTAATTTGGGGGTGGGGGGTAATTTGGGGTATTGGGGTAGTGGGGATGTTGGTAATAAAGGGTTTGTTTTTGGAGCTAGTAGAATTAGTGGTAGTAATGATCAAGGTGGTTTGTTTGGAGCAAATTCAAATACCAATGTAGGGGAAGGAACATTTCTTGTTGATGAAATGAGAAAACTGAAACTTGAAAGTGAGAAGAAAATGAATGTGAGTGGTGTAAACAACAATGTGGTTAATTCTGTTGCTGATAAAGGAGGATCTTTTGTATTTACGGGTGGTGATGCGAAACTTGATGAAATGGTAAGCAAGGAGGTGGAGAGCAAGCTAAAGATCGATAGTGAGGGAAATGTTGACTCTGCACGGAATGTAAAACCCGAGTTTAACGTGTTTGGCAGCTTGTCGAGTAGTGAAAATGTTGATAATAAGTTTGGTGGGGGTGTAGGAGTTAATCTCTCGAATGAGATGAACAAGTTGAATATCAAAGAAAGCATTGAGAATGACGTGAAGGACTATGCGTATATGGAAAGAGGCTCTTTGGGTGGAAGCTCAGAGACCTTGCTTCATGATAAGATGAAAAACATGCATATAAATGAGCCTATCGGTTCTTATGTTGCTAATGAGAATGTAAAGGTTGATCCAAGTTCAAGTGACCCCAGTGGAAATATTGTtaataagcatgataatgtgaatGAGTCAGGAGTtggaagcagaagcagaagccaATTTGGTCAAACACAGACCGATTTTCCGGCTTCCGCAGATAATGTGGATAAAGGGAAGACTGAGTTTTCGGGCAATACCGATGCTGGTGGAATTTCAGATTCCATTCCTTCAGGGTTCTCATTTCAGGCAGCGATGCGGAATAGTCCCTTTTCTAATCCGGTTGAATTTAGTTTCACTACAAAGTCTGATGGTATGCTAATGCAAAATTTTGGATTTAAGACACCAACTGTTAAAGGAAgcttaaataagaaagttgaaaCTAGAAGGGAAGCGACTAAAGACCCCAGATAcaagaaaaagaaagggaaacCTAAGCAAACACACTCAACACCAGTAGACTTTGCTCAAGACTTTGCCTTCAGAGGAAGTTCAGAAGAGAATGCCGAACCTTCCGAACCATATTCACCAATGGATATTTCTCCGTATCGTGAAGCACCAGCAGATAATACATTGCCAAGGGAAACTTCTTTGGCTTCCGATGAGTCCTTTAGTCTGAATGAGACTTATGGATGTAGTGATTCACGACCAGCGGATGCAAATGATGTAACAGATGAAGATCTGGTAGATGCTACAGAACGCATGAATATCAATGAAAATGATGTGACATACAACGAAACACAAGAAGTAAAATCTGGACACTCTGTTCATCATGGTGCAGATACAGGCGGTCCTTTTGAAGAGTCTATATCTGGGACTGGGACTGAGACTGAAAGCTTCAAATCTGCTACCGAGCATTTAGATTATAGTACTGATTCTTTTGTAACTGCAGCAGATAATGAAGTGACTTCCAAATCAACAATAGAGAGGCAAGATAGCGATGGAGGAAGTCAGTTTAGTGTTACTTCAAATTTTGAAGAGGGTTGGATTGAGGGTAACTTCATATTTGGTGCATCCTCTGTTGCTCAAAATCAGATAGCAGCAGCAACACGGCAACAGAAGAAGAAAAATCGAACGAAGCTCACCAATGATTCGTGTAGTTCAATGTCAACTACGCAATTTTCTTACTCATCATCACCGGTGCAATTTTTGCAAGTTTCTGGATCTTCTCTTTCATCTCCCACTCAGGGTAAGAAAGGATATATACCTGCTTTGACAAGCCATAGCCAGGGAAATGATGAACCAGCTAAGGTGCAGAAGGTCAACCATGAAACGGTTGCAGCAAGCATGGCTGCTCAGGAAGCTTGTGAAAAATGGCGATTGAGGTACAAGTTACTGTTTTTTATCATGGAGGGATTTACCTTGTTCACTCACTTATTCCTTTGTTTGTTGCATTTTTGTCCAAAGTTCATGCTTGTGATCTTTATTTATATTAGGGGGAATCAAGCCTATGCAAATGGGAACTTGTCTAAAGCTGAGGAATCCTACACACAAGGACTGAACTGTGTGTCTGGAAGCGAGACATCTAAGAGCTGTCTTCGGGCTTTAATGTTATGTTATAGCAACCGTGCAGCAACACGTATGTCTCTTGGAAGAATGAGAGAAGCACTTGAGGATTGTACGAAGGCTGTTGCATTAGATCCGAACTTTTTCAGGGTCCAAGTTCGAGCTGCAAAGTATGATCCATGTGTTATTAATTACCTTCCGTTTGTCATAAGTTCCTTTAGTTTCTATATGGTATAGGTTTAGCTTCCTCTTACCTCTCTGAACATATGGTTGACTGATAGAAGTTTGATCACTGTCCTTTAGTATGCATAAACATGTCTGTTTTAAAAATTAAAACAATCACAGTGCATGGAGCACGTATAATATTCTGTTTTGAGTTTATCGTTCCGTGATTCTTGTTGGATAAACCTTCTTCAATATGATAACTTAGTTATATTGATTGTTTTCACGCAGTGTCAACATTTCTTGTATAACTTCGTGGGGAAGACTCATTTAGAAACTGAATATCAATACCTTTAGGTTCGTCTttttaatatctataaatatgtaaattagaaaaaggagaaaaagttgATATTTCTCTGTTACCGTGGTTACTGTGGTATCTGTCTTTTGATATGTGCGTGTATTTAGTGTAATCAATGATACAGTCATACAGCTTTTACTCTTGCCCTTTTTTCCTCTGATGCATTTAGGTCTTATACAACGGTCACAAATTTCTTGGTGATCGAATTTTATAATTTGCAGCTTTTCAAGATTTAGCCACTCTAGATAGTTCCTGAAATTCTGTTTACAGCTTCAAATCACGAGCTTTCTTCAGTGGTGATTAATCGTGTAGTTAGAATTTTGTAGACAGTTGCATTCCAGCATCCAGTATAAATATGCCAAAGTGTATAGTAGTGTTAATACCTTTTATAGACAGAAGGAAAAGCAGACACTTTGTTTCTGTAACTATGTTTTGTTTTGCATTTTCTAGCTGTTACCTTGCCCTTGGGGAAGTCGAAAATGCATCAAAGTTTTTCATGAAGTGCTTGCAACAAGGGCCGGAGGTGTGTGCGGACAGAAAAATATTGGTGGAAGCTTCGGAGGGCTTGGAAAAGACACAGGTAAAATGATTAACTTCAGTAGTTTGCTTTACATTCTTCTTATCAGGACTTCTCTTTAGCAGATTTTTTTGCTAGACAGTTACCTCCTAGACTGTGctccccttatttgaattatcTTAGCCGTGTCTTGTATGCAGTTATTTACCTCAGCAATAACACAATTATGTCGTTTATGCCCCAGCTTGTTTCAAATCCACTAGTTGTTTgatgaaagataaagaaaagaaaaattccaACAAGATATATGGATTTCACATTAGGTTTTAAATGAGATTATCTGGAAACTTTAGTCATATAAATTTTGAGCTTGTCAAAGCATGCGACATGAACAACTTGCTTATGTTATCTCCTATGAGATGCAAGGTCACTTAGAGGGCCCCAAAATTGGGAAAAGGAAGAGAAAATAGGGATAATATGAACACAAAGTAGAGAGGGTGTACTGGTTAAAAGAAGTAGAGGTTCTTCTTGCATTTTCTTGAtgccttttttttttataaaattcattacttcatcaaaaaaagaagaagaagagggtgaATTAAGTATCTGTTGCTAGATAACTTCTTATCTGACACTTCCGTCCGTGTACCACAGCTGTTGTTCACTAAgaaaagaaaactggaaatatAGGTTGTGTTCTTGACATTCTGattgaagctttgaattttgaTTATGATTTTATTTGTCCAGTTTCTTCCTTAATAATGACATTTAAGCAACATCTGAATTCTTCGCAAACAAAATGAACTTTGTTGCACTTCTTGATAAATGAAAACTAATTGGTCTTTTTCGATGCCCTCAGAGAGTATCAGAATGTATGAAGCAGTGTGTGGAACTTCTGCAAAGGCGAAGGCAAAGTGATGCAGACTTGGCCTTGGGTGCAATCTCTGAGGCTTTGACAATAAGCACCTATTCGGAGAAACTTCTTGAAATGAAAGCAGATGCTCTTCTCTTGGTATTTGTCATTGAACCATGAGACTGTAAAATTAAATTTTGACTACATAATTTTTTTTGGCAGTTTGCAACAAGTGCTctaaaaatcttttgaatttcttGAATTAATCTAAACTGTGAGTTTAATGAACAGCTGAGGAGGTACGAAGAGGTGATTCAGTTATGTGAGAAGACACTTGAATTTGCTAAATCAAATGCTCTGCCTTCTAATTCCAGTTACCAGTCATCAAAATTAGATAGTGCGGCCACAGAGAAAAGTGCTTCCTCTGGTATCTGGTGTTTTTCTAAAATAGTCAAGTCTTACTTTTATCTTGGGAAGCTTGAAGAGGCTGATACTTTTATGAAGAACCAAGAAAAATCGATGTGTCTAATGGAAAGGTGGCTTCTTTATTTGGAATATCTTTATCCACTTTTACAGGTAGGCGTTAGCTTACAGTCATATAATTTGACTTTGCAGTAGTGGACTCAAGAATTTGGAAGCTGTTGTTCCTTTAGCTGTAATAATACGTGAGCTCTTGTGCCTCAAGGTGAGTGAACTTTGTGCTTTATCATCTTCCCATTCCTAAACAAGCATCCACCACTTCTATGTTTAGCTTATTTCATTGTTATACATGTATTTATTCAGTAACTAAATGTGGTAGCTGCCATTTGAACTATAAATCTCTATTTTCGTGAAACTCGCAAAATGATTTACCTATTGATATTTTTGAAGATCTTCTGCGATGAATTGGAAGGTAAATGAAATAACAATAACAGAAGAAGAAGAGACAATCCTGGTCTCTGATTGCATTAGCTAGTTAGTAGCCATGATAAATGAGAGAGATTGTAGGTATCACACTAAGCGAAAATTTATATTTGAAGTTGTAGCTTTGAATCTTTAAATTTGCTAGGGCTGCTCTGTCTATACCACTGAGAATGTTTTCCTTTTTGCCTTCAAAGTATCATTGGTTTCTTCCCTTCCACATGGTCCACCATATAACTGCTGGCATAGTGTTCCACAACTTTTTTCTCCTCCTCGTATTGTTCTTCTATTCCAAAAATGTAGCATGGCTGCACCATATAACTTCAAGCAAGTTCAACATGTACTAGATTGGTTTGTGATTCAACAAATAGATAAATAAGTGTTTTGCGTCTTCATAATCTTCTTCACACACGACACATGAATAACACTCTACTGCATAAGGTGCTTTGTTCTCCATATGAATTTTCATCGTCATATTTGTTCTTGCTGTCTATTTTGTGACAACTTTATATCAGGACTTCACTGAGAAAAGGCAATCCTTACGTTCCTTCCGCACTAAACTATCTGGAATTAACTACTGAACTTGGAAGCTTTCTATCATCTGTAAATAGCTGCTTATTTCCTCCACCCTTGAATAAACAAGTAATCTTCTACTTTTGCATCGTGATTAATTATTATTGCGGAAAAGCATTAGGAATTGCTCTTTGAGGGGTGTATACTTTTCTATCATCACCTACTTTGGTTGGTCATTCTTGGTCAGTCATAAATTTTCCTAGCAAAGTTGTGTTACTTTTTTTGGAGACGGAAAGAGAAAAGTTATTTGATGCCCTTTTTGGTAAGCTCCTAAGACGAGCAAGATACTGTAGTTAGTAACCTatctgaaaaagaagaaaaaagaaatgtCGATTGACATGCAACAAAAGCAGTTTACTGAGGAAGCCTATAATAATATAGCCATTCTCGTGACTAAATGAGATACAATTATCGACATATTCTGTTGTGTTTGTATTGAAAGTTGTAAGGTTTTAATGAGTCCAGTAATTTACTTAAGTTAGTAGTCCTAATGCCCTGAATCCATCAGCAAATTGTAGGGTTGCTCCACTACAGAGTGAACTGATTATGGTTCTTGTTTCTAGTTGCTTCAAACTCTTGTTTGCTTCTTTATAGACCTCGACTTGTTTGTTCAGCCTTTAAGTATTAATATATCCCTCATCTTCTTTGCATTTTCTGATTTCTGAAAGATCTCAGAGCAAGTAATGCAAAAACATTTTGCCGCCACTCCATGAAAACAGTAAATATAAAAATGAAGAAGAACATCTTGCTTTGCACTTTCAAGATATTCAACTCTTTACCATGCAGGCAGCTGGAAATGCGGCATTCCAATCAGGAAAGCATGCAGAAGCTGTTGAGCATTATACTGCTGCAGTATCATGTAATTTTGAGTCGCGGCCTTTCACTGCAATATGTTTCTGCAATCGTGCTGCTGCATACCGAGCTATGGGTCAAATTTCAGATGCCATTGCAGATTGCAGCCTGGCAATTGCCCTAGATGGGAATTATGTGAAGGTAAGGCTTCAGAATTGTCTTTTCAGTGCAGCTGTTGAATGTAATTTCTCTCTTAGGCCTACTGCATATTTTCTGGTAGTCTTGCCTTGAAGGGTAGTTTTCTATTACCCATCTTTTATCTCCAACATAAACTCCCTCCAAATGCTCCGACGGAAAAGCGGAAAATGGTTTCCTCTGCAGTTTATTATTGCATAAGAGTTGAAAGCTTGTACTGTTCAGTGTTAACTAGAGGGCCGTGATTGGGCTTGTGTTGGTTCGGATGTTTAGCATTAATGCTGATGATGTGGTTGAAAAATTAGCAGCTTTGTTGGAGTGCAAAGTGGAAAAATTTCCTACAAAATATTTAGGACTTCCCTTGGGGGCAAGAAGAAATGATCCAAACCTATGGCAGGGAGTACTGGATTAATGCAACAGCAAACTCACTCCCTGGAAGAAGCAGTATCTTTCATATGGGGGAAGACTTCCGCTTATAAATAGTGTACTTGATGGGTTTCCAACTTATCTAATGTCAATGTTTACTTTACCAGCTGCTGTTGAAAGAAAGCTGAACTCCCCGAGGAGTAAATTTCTTTGGGAAGGGTGTGCTGAAAATAGAAAGATGCATTCGATCAAATGGGATAAAGTAATAAGGGATAAAAAAGGGGGAAGAAGGGGACTTAGAAACTTGAAACTGCATAATAAAAGTTTGCTCTTCAAGTGGCTATGAAAATACAGTTCTGAAGATGACGCTTCCGGGAAGCAAATAATTGAAGCTGTCTATGGTAAAAAAGATGAATGGAAATTTAGCTAACTATTAGACAAAGGGCTGGATGGGTTTCCAACTTATCTAATGTCAATGTTTACTTTACCAGCTGctgttgaaagaaagctaaactCCCCGAGGAGTAAATTTCTTTGGGAAGGGTGTGCTGAAAATAGAAAGATGCATTCGATCAAATGGGATAAAGTAATAAGGGATAAAAAAGGGGGAAGAAGGGGACTTAGAAACTTGAAACTGCATAATAAAAGTTTGCTCTTCAAGTGGCTATGAAAATACAGTTCTGAAGATGACGCTTCCCGGAAGCAAATAATTGAAGCTGTCTATGGTAAAAAAGATGAATGGAAATTTAGCTAACTATTAGACAAAGGGCTGGATCTGGAGGATAAACAGATTACTTAGCCGACCAACCAAGTGAAAACTCACACCTTTCTTGGTGTCCTAGGGATACAAACCGATAGATAAGGGAAACCGACTTCTCTCTAGCTAGCAACTTTCAATAGTAATTTTTTCTAAGAACTGTCCACTGAGTCCCATGGGAAGTTCCTCTACACTCTTTCCAGTTTCCCTGTCACGCTAGCTGGTGCCTGCAGTAGCGACAAAAAATAAGTGAGAATACTAGATGTAGTGCTTTTAATTTAACACTTCCTTTCTCTACTCCCTTTTGAGCAAATCTTTCTGCCAACTCATAAGTCATTTTCCTTACCCTTTCTACTACTGGATTGCTTGCTTCTGTTTCTTTGTTTGATGAACCAACAACAACTGATACTAGTGGTTGGAAGAGCTTCAATCCTGCATTTGAGCACCTGTACAACTATCAATATTTGTTTACTTCACCCACTGGATGGTCTCAAACTTTCTGAGGTTGATCTCGAGACCAAGCACTGCCCTAGAACCAAATAATCGCATGTCTCAAGGTTTCCAGTTAGTTCCTTCGGCATCACAAAATACTAGAGCGTTGTTCTGAACAAGAGGTGTGTAACTCTGTCAATGCCTTGACCCCTAAACGCTGTAGAGAACCCCTCAGGTATCCACTTGTCACAATTCAAACCATCAGTCTGTTCAATGCTTCCATAAGCAGTTTAAACAACATGGACGATAATGGATTCCCTTTGTCTTAGACCTCTCGAGCTACTGAAATATTTACGCACGGGCTACCATTCAGTAGGACTTATTTTCTGACTGTAGCGGTGCAGAATCTAATCCACTTCCTTTGTCTGTCCCCCGATCCCACTCTCAACATAATGAAATCCAGGAAAATCCTAATTGGCATGATCGTACTGTTATATGGAGTTTTTTGTTTACAATAATTGTGAGATCGGACTTCTCCAGGACTGCATTTTAGACGATCTCTTTTTTCTAGCTACTTTTTTTCATTTGCATATTGTTATGATGAATATAGCCATAGATGACTTAAATAGGAAAAAAAAATTCCTTCTCATTTGCTTCACGAAGTCCTATGCTGATTGAGTTACTGGTTCAAAGATGGTAGTTTTATTGTTTCTCTCATATGAATGGGCTGGGTAAGCATAGTACTTCGTGCAGTTCTAAACATTACCCGGAGGACTTCACTTGACTACACTGAATTTTTGGGTAACCTAGTACATTGAACTTGATCAGTTTGGCAGTGTTTTTCTAGTGAAAAATTATCCATAGCAATTTTGTGGAGTTAGCTACCTGATTTTAGGGTTGATAAGAATGGaccttgggcctaactcaaccccaaaagctagcttaTGAGGTGAGGATTGCCCAAGCCATATAAGGAGACCAAGGACCTCAAATCTCTCCGATGTGGGACAACTCAACAAGGGTACAGTATATCTTCGGTTAATGCCAACATAAACTAATGCAGGCAC
The Nicotiana sylvestris chromosome 11, ASM39365v2, whole genome shotgun sequence DNA segment above includes these coding regions:
- the LOC104221138 gene encoding uncharacterized protein gives rise to the protein MSPALTDTGDLYLHKGQIFNTRSSYNLSKQQKIFCGVPMDHNLGHTGQGQDPNPSPFGSSAKLQKPRLYKKKYMGPHKKDQPFNPFKGFVENQEMDMGLGVGGNLGVGGNLGYWGSGDVGNKGFVFGASRISGSNDQGGLFGANSNTNVGEGTFLVDEMRKLKLESEKKMNVSGVNNNVVNSVADKGGSFVFTGGDAKLDEMVSKEVESKLKIDSEGNVDSARNVKPEFNVFGSLSSSENVDNKFGGGVGVNLSNEMNKLNIKESIENDVKDYAYMERGSLGGSSETLLHDKMKNMHINEPIGSYVANENVKVDPSSSDPSGNIVNKHDNVNESGVGSRSRSQFGQTQTDFPASADNVDKGKTEFSGNTDAGGISDSIPSGFSFQAAMRNSPFSNPVEFSFTTKSDGMLMQNFGFKTPTVKGSLNKKVETRREATKDPRYKKKKGKPKQTHSTPVDFAQDFAFRGSSEENAEPSEPYSPMDISPYREAPADNTLPRETSLASDESFSLNETYGCSDSRPADANDVTDEDLVDATERMNINENDVTYNETQEVKSGHSVHHGADTGGPFEESISGTGTETESFKSATEHLDYSTDSFVTAADNEVTSKSTIERQDSDGGSQFSVTSNFEEGWIEGNFIFGASSVAQNQIAAATRQQKKKNRTKLTNDSCSSMSTTQFSYSSSPVQFLQVSGSSLSSPTQGKKGYIPALTSHSQGNDEPAKVQKVNHETVAASMAAQEACEKWRLRGNQAYANGNLSKAEESYTQGLNCVSGSETSKSCLRALMLCYSNRAATRMSLGRMREALEDCTKAVALDPNFFRVQVRAANCYLALGEVENASKFFMKCLQQGPEVCADRKILVEASEGLEKTQRVSECMKQCVELLQRRRQSDADLALGAISEALTISTYSEKLLEMKADALLLLRRYEEVIQLCEKTLEFAKSNALPSNSSYQSSKLDSAATEKSASSGIWCFSKIVKSYFYLGKLEEADTFMKNQEKSMCLMESSGLKNLEAVVPLAVIIRELLCLKAAGNAAFQSGKHAEAVEHYTAAVSCNFESRPFTAICFCNRAAAYRAMGQISDAIADCSLAIALDGNYVKALSRRASLFEMIRDYGRAASDLQRLVSLLTRHMENKVGGSGSHNKMSFINEIRQTQRKLSVMEEEARKEIPLNFYLILGVDSSAGASEIRKAYRKAALKHHPDKAGQSLARNDNADDGLWKDIAEEVHRDADRLFKMIGEAYAVLSDSAKRSRYDLEEEMRNSPSRGNESSTFREHTDFNNYPSERSGSRHNWEDVWRAYKSTQPRESDRNRSNW